The genomic DNA CATCATCGGGTAGCGAATGTAGTCCGCCACGCCATGCCGATCGAGAATCGCCTCGATCGCATCGGTGTATTCAAAGTGAAAGTGGATCATCACCAGTTTCCGTGTCATGCCGAGGCCTCCGCAACGTCAGGCTCAATCGCGTACTCGTCTTCTTCGCTTGCGCTGCGGAACAGGTTCAGCACCGCTGTCTGCACCTGGTCGATGAGCGTATAAACCACCGGGATCACCAGCAGCGTGAGAAACGTCGACGCCGCGAGACCGACGGCCACCGTCACACCCAGCGGCATCCGCGCCTCGCCGCCCGCGCCGTAGCCCAGCGCGATCGGCATCATGCCCAGCACCGTCGAGATCGCCGTCATCAGCACCGGACGGAACCGCACCTTCGCCGCCTCCTGCGCCGCCGGGATCGGCTGCATGCCGCGGTTGATCAACACGTTCGTATAGTCCACCAGCAGAATCGCGTTCTTCGTCACCAGTCCCATCAGCATGATCAGCCCGATGAACGCGTTGATGTTAAGCGACAGCCCGAACAGCCACAGCCCGCCGAACGCGCCCACCGTCGCCAAAGGCAGCGACATCAGAATCGTCAGCGGATAGATAAACGACTCGAACTGCGCCGACAACACCAGGTAAATAAACACGATCGACAGCACAACCGCGATGCCCAGGTAGTAAAAAGACTCCGCGAACAACTGCGACGTGCCCGCCATCTCATACTGCGCCCCCGCTGGCAACTCCGACTCCAGATAAGCTTCCAACTCGCTGATCGCCTCGCCCAGCGTCACGCCCGGCGGATTGTTCGCCGAGATCGTCGCCGCCCGCATCCGGTTGTACCGATGAATTTCACTCGGGCCGATCGTCTCTTCCAACGTCACCAGATTGTCCATCGCGATCAGCGCCCCCTCCGGCCCGCGCACATAAAGATTACGCAACACCTCCGGCGCCACCGCACCACGCCCCACCACGTCCGTGATCACGTCGTACCGCTCCGCATCCCGCTCAATATTCGAGATCGTCGGCATGCCGAACAGGTATCGCATCGTGTTCGAAATGTCCGCCACCGACACATCCATCTCCGACGCCTTGTCGCGGTCGATGTTCACATCCACCTGCGGATTGTTCAGCTCCAGATTCGTCCGCACACCCACAAACAGATCCGGCCGTGACTGCATCCACTGCATCACCGCGTCCTGCTGAACCGCCAACGTCTCCAGATCCGGATGCTGAATCACCACCTCCACCGGCGAACCACCAACCCCGCCAGGCGATAACTCCATCACAAACGCACGCCCCGCAGGCAACGCGTCAAACTTCTCACGCATGTTCTGCATCACCTGAACCTGATGAACGTCACGCTCATGCCGCGGCGTCAACGTCACAAACGCCAGACCCGAGTTCGGCCGACCCGGCCCGCCCTGCGCCAAACCGATCGCCAGAAACTGGTGACGCACCTCAGGCGTCTCCGCAAGAATCGCCTCGATCTGCCGCGCAAGCACATCCGTCTCACGCAGCGTCGAACCCTGCGGCGTCTCAAAAACAATCATGAACGCCGCCCGGTCCTCCTCCGGCGCAAACTCCGACGGAATGTTCGACACCGCCCAGATGCCCACCGCAAACGCAGCCAACCCCACCAGCACCGTCAAACCCCGATGCTTGAACGCATTGCCCAGCATCCACTGGTAATGCCGATCCAATGCACCAAACGCCTGCTCCGACCAGCGAAACACTCGGCCATGCGACTCCGGCACGCGCAACAGCCGCGAGCACAACACCGGCGTCAACGTCAACGCCACAAACGTCGACGCGAACACCGTCGCCGCCACCGTCAAACCAAACTCCATGAAAAACCGCCCGATCAACCCGCCCGTAAACGCCACCGGCAAAAACACCGCCCCCAGCGAAAGCGTGTTCGCAATCGCCGGGAACGCCACCTCCGTCGTCCCCACCCGCGCCGCGGGCTCGGCCTCCGCGCCTTCTTCCATATGCTGATAGCAACGCTCGAGCACCACGATCGCGTCGTCAATCACAATGCCGATCACCAGGATCAACCCCAACATCGTCAACACATTGATGCTGAAGCCAAGCGTGCTGATGATCGCCATGCCGATCAACAGCGACGTCGGAATCGACACCAGCACGATCAACGTCCCCCGGCCGCTGCGCAAAAACGCCAGCACCACCAACACCACCAGCCCCGTCGCCAGCGCGATCGTCGTCATCAGGTCGCGAATGTTTTCTTCCACAAACTCCGACGCGTCCGTCGCGATGTGATACTCCAGGCCCGGCGAAAACGAGCCTTCAAGCTCCGCCATCCGTTCGCGAATCGACCGCGCAAGCTCCACCGTGTTCGCGTCCGCCTGCTTCACGATCCCCAGCCCCACCGTCACCTCGCCCGAGAAGCGGGCCACCTGCCGGTCTTCCTCGACGCCATCAACCGCTTCACCCACGTCCGACAACCGCACCGGCGAACCGTTGCGATACGCCACGATCAAATCGTTAAACGGCTCGGCACTGTCGAACTGCCCCCGCGTCTGAATCAGAAACTCGCGCTGACCGCCTTCCACACGCCCCGACGGAATGTCCACGTTGTTCGCCTGGATCTTCTCCACCACGTCCTGCACCGTCATCCGGTGGGCCGCCAGCAACTCCGGGTCCAGTCGTATGCGTACCGCGTACTTCCGCTCGCCGCCGATCTGAATCTGACCCACGCCGCGCAACGTCTCCAGCCGCTGCTTCACCTCCCGGTCGGCGTACTCGGTCAATCGCACATCGTCCCACCGCTCATCGCCGGTGAGCGCCACCCACATGATCGCCTGCGCCCCAAGCTCCAGCTTGCGGACAATCGGCGCTTCCGCATCCGTCGGCAGGTCATTGCGCGCCCGCTCGACCGCATCGCGCACATCCTGCGCCGCCACGTCGATATCCCGCCACAACTGAAACTCAGCCGTGATCGTCGCCACCTGCTCGCGAGCCGTCGACGTCAAAAACCGCAAGCCTTCGATCGTGTTGATCTCCGACTCCAACGGCTCGATGATCTCCGACTCAATCACGCCCGGCGCCGCGCCCGGCAGCACGACGTTGACCGAGATAATCGGAAAGTCGACGTCCGGGTTCTCCTGAACCGGCATTTGAACGTAGCCATAGCCGCCGAAGATCGCCGCCACCAGAAAGATGACGATCGTCAGCACGGGTCGACGAATGCAAAAGTTCCAGATCAAAGTAATTCACTCCCCATAATCAGGGGTCAAAGGTCAGTCGGATCACCCAATAAGCCGAGGGCTGAGGAGCAAAGCGACGAAGCCCCGGATCGCCCACCCTCATCTCACCACCCCCCTATTCCCCCCGCGTAGCGATCGCATCATCCGCTTCCGCCGTTTCCGTTACCGCCTCTTCTTCATCTGCCACTGCCCGAACGCGTTCGCCGCCGTTGAGTCGCAGATGTCCTGCCCGGACGACCATTTCGCCCAGATCGACGCCTTCCACGACTTCGACCATGCCATCCCGCCGCAGGCCGGTCCGCACGTTGCGCATCACCGCGCGATCATCTTCCACGACAAACACGCTGTACCCGCGCCGCGTCGCCACCAGCGCCGGCTCGGGCACGACAGGCCGATCCGCATGCTCGCCGATCGTCACCACCGCCGTCGCAAAGCCGCCAGGCTTCAGCGCCTGCTCCGGGTTGTCGATCCGCGCCT from Phycisphaerales bacterium AB-hyl4 includes the following:
- a CDS encoding efflux RND transporter permease subunit, producing the protein MIWNFCIRRPVLTIVIFLVAAIFGGYGYVQMPVQENPDVDFPIISVNVVLPGAAPGVIESEIIEPLESEINTIEGLRFLTSTAREQVATITAEFQLWRDIDVAAQDVRDAVERARNDLPTDAEAPIVRKLELGAQAIMWVALTGDERWDDVRLTEYADREVKQRLETLRGVGQIQIGGERKYAVRIRLDPELLAAHRMTVQDVVEKIQANNVDIPSGRVEGGQREFLIQTRGQFDSAEPFNDLIVAYRNGSPVRLSDVGEAVDGVEEDRQVARFSGEVTVGLGIVKQADANTVELARSIRERMAELEGSFSPGLEYHIATDASEFVEENIRDLMTTIALATGLVVLVVLAFLRSGRGTLIVLVSIPTSLLIGMAIISTLGFSINVLTMLGLILVIGIVIDDAIVVLERCYQHMEEGAEAEPAARVGTTEVAFPAIANTLSLGAVFLPVAFTGGLIGRFFMEFGLTVAATVFASTFVALTLTPVLCSRLLRVPESHGRVFRWSEQAFGALDRHYQWMLGNAFKHRGLTVLVGLAAFAVGIWAVSNIPSEFAPEEDRAAFMIVFETPQGSTLRETDVLARQIEAILAETPEVRHQFLAIGLAQGGPGRPNSGLAFVTLTPRHERDVHQVQVMQNMREKFDALPAGRAFVMELSPGGVGGSPVEVVIQHPDLETLAVQQDAVMQWMQSRPDLFVGVRTNLELNNPQVDVNIDRDKASEMDVSVADISNTMRYLFGMPTISNIERDAERYDVITDVVGRGAVAPEVLRNLYVRGPEGALIAMDNLVTLEETIGPSEIHRYNRMRAATISANNPPGVTLGEAISELEAYLESELPAGAQYEMAGTSQLFAESFYYLGIAVVLSIVFIYLVLSAQFESFIYPLTILMSLPLATVGAFGGLWLFGLSLNINAFIGLIMLMGLVTKNAILLVDYTNVLINRGMQPIPAAQEAAKVRFRPVLMTAISTVLGMMPIALGYGAGGEARMPLGVTVAVGLAASTFLTLLVIPVVYTLIDQVQTAVLNLFRSASEEDEYAIEPDVAEASA